One window of Flavobacteriales bacterium genomic DNA carries:
- a CDS encoding polymer-forming cytoskeletal protein codes for MTKPTEPVSPGKINSIMEGTVIEGEVRSDSNVRIDGMVKGTINVRGRLIVGATGIVEGNVTCQSSDIEGTVKGKINCQDLLSLKATAKLDGDIITKKLAIEPGAEFTGNCNMGGGGAIKEPEPVRLSTSSERSGGSGSSSGPNAITRPEPVKASH; via the coding sequence ATGACCAAGCCAACCGAGCCCGTCAGCCCCGGCAAGATCAACAGCATCATGGAAGGCACCGTCATCGAGGGCGAAGTGCGTTCCGACAGCAATGTCCGCATCGACGGGATGGTGAAGGGAACCATCAACGTGCGGGGTCGGCTCATTGTGGGCGCCACTGGCATCGTGGAGGGCAATGTGACCTGCCAGAGCAGCGACATCGAAGGCACCGTGAAGGGCAAGATCAATTGCCAGGACCTGCTTTCCCTGAAGGCCACGGCCAAATTGGACGGCGACATCATTACAAAGAAGCTGGCCATCGAACCCGGTGCCGAGTTCACCGGGAATTGCAACATGGGCGGTGGCGGTGCCATCAAGGAGCCGGAGCCCGTGCGGCTCAGCACCTCTTCGGAGCGATCGGGCGGCAGCGGATCAAGCAGCGGGCCGAACGCCATCACCCGGCCGGAACCCGTGAAGGCCTCCCACTGA
- a CDS encoding tetratricopeptide repeat protein, with product MRRSSLRYLLPALVVLTVVACSTDKDAFLNRTFHKLVTRDNGWFNANEKLKETVAAMQKGHVDDYDEVLPIFVNGTKEEADGMTPELEICIEKCATVIDRNAMEIKGKEKNKWIPDAWLVIGKSHFYKQRYLDALRTFDYIGRRYKGDDKQMEAKIWLARTAIELEQYAKAQSTLDEVKGQKVLPKKFPHDQLSAVQADVDIHRGKVDDAIINLEHAVQIAKKKKDRIRWSFILAQLYQLKGQEDKAIAMYNKVAHMGAPYEMGFHAQIFQALAFDRGDSKSLRQKLARMLRDEKNVDHFDIIHYALADLDLKENKRDNAIAQLKMSTLSSTVDTRQKAKSFLKLADLYFDDKKYPPAQQYYDSTSTLLAEEHPRFDEVKTRAEVLGDLVVQLNVIAREDSLQAFAKLDPEERKKRIRDLIKDRERREEVDKQAADDARDLVASTPLTPKTPGSPGSGGAWYFYNPTQVARGIADFKKKWGNRPNDDDWRRSDKSGTALVDVAEEEAPDSVATTAELAPGEPAWKNPDNYLKDIPTDDAMLDSSNSRICEALYLSGMIYKEKLKDVDNAIESFQVLNDRFEDCRFTPESYYQLYRIYLAKEKAGNFMDFGGASSKHYADIILERWPDSEFARLVRNPDQLQADEAARIAEAQAYEQLYGQFKQGAYNGVIATCESVIASEPRNQLLPKYGLLKAMAIGGLHLMGPFRDALGRVRDDYPSTDEAKAAIALLANLDKMAGTQAPDTTSKPEGPSYETDKGDHYVVLMVPDSAGLITNVKSTISDFNQRYFRNQPVEVKASIWDSKTQVILIRLFQTKDLAMAYYDTFKNNKGDLKGLNDQGFPLFAISSGNYQLFYVAKDADGYEDFFDRTYLDGK from the coding sequence ATGCGCCGTTCCTCCCTCCGATATCTCCTGCCTGCGCTGGTCGTTCTGACCGTGGTGGCCTGTTCCACGGACAAGGACGCCTTCCTCAACCGCACTTTCCACAAACTGGTGACCCGCGATAACGGCTGGTTCAATGCCAACGAGAAGCTGAAGGAGACCGTGGCTGCCATGCAGAAGGGCCATGTGGACGACTACGACGAGGTGCTGCCCATCTTCGTCAACGGCACCAAGGAAGAGGCCGACGGCATGACGCCCGAGCTGGAGATCTGCATCGAGAAATGCGCCACCGTGATCGACCGCAATGCCATGGAGATCAAGGGCAAGGAGAAGAACAAATGGATCCCCGACGCCTGGCTCGTCATCGGCAAAAGCCACTTCTACAAGCAACGCTACTTGGACGCCCTTCGCACCTTCGATTACATCGGTAGGCGCTACAAGGGGGACGACAAGCAGATGGAGGCCAAGATCTGGCTGGCGCGCACCGCCATTGAGCTTGAGCAGTACGCCAAGGCTCAAAGCACGCTTGACGAGGTGAAGGGGCAGAAGGTGCTGCCCAAGAAGTTCCCCCACGACCAGCTCAGCGCCGTGCAGGCCGATGTGGACATTCACCGCGGCAAGGTGGACGACGCCATCATCAACCTGGAACATGCCGTGCAGATCGCGAAAAAGAAGAAAGACCGCATTCGCTGGTCCTTCATCCTCGCGCAACTCTATCAATTGAAAGGGCAGGAGGATAAGGCCATCGCCATGTACAACAAGGTGGCCCACATGGGCGCGCCCTACGAGATGGGCTTCCACGCCCAGATCTTCCAGGCGCTGGCCTTTGACCGCGGCGACAGCAAATCCCTGCGCCAGAAGCTGGCACGCATGCTCCGCGATGAGAAGAACGTGGACCACTTCGACATCATCCACTATGCATTGGCAGACCTGGACCTGAAGGAGAACAAGCGGGACAATGCCATTGCCCAATTGAAGATGAGCACACTCTCCAGCACCGTCGATACCCGCCAAAAAGCCAAGAGTTTCCTGAAGCTGGCCGACCTCTACTTCGACGACAAAAAATATCCTCCGGCACAGCAGTATTACGACAGCACCAGCACCTTGTTGGCCGAGGAACATCCCCGGTTCGACGAGGTGAAGACACGTGCTGAGGTCCTTGGCGACCTCGTGGTCCAGCTCAATGTGATCGCCCGCGAGGACAGCCTGCAGGCCTTCGCGAAACTGGACCCCGAGGAGCGCAAGAAGCGGATCCGGGACCTCATCAAGGACCGGGAGCGCAGGGAAGAGGTGGACAAGCAGGCCGCCGATGATGCCAGGGACCTTGTGGCGAGCACGCCCTTGACACCGAAAACTCCGGGGTCGCCCGGTTCCGGGGGTGCTTGGTACTTCTATAATCCCACCCAAGTGGCCCGCGGCATCGCCGACTTCAAGAAGAAATGGGGCAACCGGCCGAACGACGACGATTGGCGCCGATCAGACAAGAGCGGCACCGCCCTCGTGGACGTGGCCGAGGAGGAAGCACCCGACAGCGTGGCAACGACCGCCGAGCTCGCCCCAGGGGAACCGGCGTGGAAAAATCCAGACAACTACCTCAAGGACATCCCCACCGACGACGCGATGCTTGACTCCAGCAACTCCAGGATCTGCGAGGCGCTGTACCTCTCCGGCATGATCTATAAGGAGAAGCTGAAGGACGTGGACAACGCCATTGAGAGTTTCCAGGTGCTGAATGACCGCTTCGAGGATTGCCGGTTCACTCCGGAATCCTACTACCAGCTCTACAGGATCTACCTCGCCAAGGAGAAAGCCGGCAACTTCATGGACTTTGGCGGAGCCAGCTCGAAGCACTACGCGGACATCATTCTGGAGCGCTGGCCCGATTCCGAGTTTGCCCGCTTGGTGAGGAACCCGGACCAGCTACAAGCCGACGAGGCCGCCCGGATAGCCGAGGCCCAGGCCTACGAACAACTATACGGCCAATTCAAACAAGGTGCGTACAACGGCGTGATCGCCACCTGCGAGAGCGTGATCGCCAGTGAACCCCGCAACCAACTGCTGCCCAAATACGGACTGCTAAAGGCGATGGCCATTGGCGGGCTTCACCTGATGGGGCCGTTCCGTGACGCGCTGGGCCGCGTGCGGGACGACTATCCCAGCACCGATGAGGCCAAGGCCGCCATTGCCCTGCTCGCCAATCTGGACAAGATGGCCGGCACACAGGCACCGGACACCACCTCCAAGCCCGAGGGCCCTTCCTACGAAACCGACAAGGGGGACCACTACGTGGTGCTGATGGTGCCCGACAGCGCAGGGCTCATCACCAACGTGAAGAGCACCATCAGTGACTTCAACCAGCGCTACTTCCGGAACCAGCCCGTTGAGGTGAAGGCCAGCATCTGGGACAGCAAGACCCAGGTGATCCTCATCCGCCTGTTCCAGACCAAGGACCTGGCCATGGCCTACTACGACACGTTCAAGAACAACAAGGGCGACCTCAAAGGCCTGAACGACCAGGGCTTCCCGCTGTTCGCCATCAGCAGTGGCAACTACCAGCTCTTCTATGTGGCCAAGGACGCTGACGGATACGAGGATTTCTTCGACCGGACGTACCTCGACGGGAAGTAG
- a CDS encoding GNAT family N-acetyltransferase — protein MPTLRPITTKAELEAYHQFRYRIYANSEQSGYLSGKPGFDIDAYDAHAIHLGWYEREELVGCVRLLDPIEGADPLHFLKDLDLGQRQLADELLQQERANGIPFCEVSRLCIDPAYRSLAHARHFVLAIIQAAVQHGRDISYFTCDHAHAAFWQRMGFAVVPGFESYVRARSPHKGALLRGSSVELLQKHRKEIMELGLLLAVPYMIAA, from the coding sequence ATGCCCACCCTGCGCCCTATCACCACCAAAGCCGAACTGGAAGCCTATCACCAATTCAGGTACCGGATCTATGCGAACAGTGAGCAAAGCGGCTACCTGAGCGGGAAGCCGGGCTTTGACATCGACGCCTACGATGCCCATGCCATCCACTTGGGTTGGTATGAAAGGGAGGAACTTGTGGGCTGTGTCCGGCTGTTGGACCCCATTGAAGGGGCTGATCCCCTGCACTTCCTGAAGGATCTGGACCTTGGGCAACGCCAATTGGCGGATGAACTTTTACAACAGGAACGAGCTAATGGCATACCGTTCTGTGAGGTCAGTCGGCTGTGCATCGACCCGGCCTACCGCAGTTTGGCCCATGCACGGCATTTCGTGCTGGCCATCATACAGGCCGCCGTTCAACACGGTCGCGACATTTCCTACTTCACCTGCGATCATGCGCACGCCGCATTCTGGCAGCGCATGGGTTTCGCCGTTGTGCCCGGCTTCGAGTCCTACGTGCGGGCGCGCAGCCCGCACAAGGGTGCGCTGTTGCGCGGTTCCAGCGTGGAGCTATTGCAGAAACACCGTAAGGAGATCATGGAGCTGGGCCTCTTGCTGGCGGTTCCTTACATGATCGCCGCATAA
- a CDS encoding LytTR family transcriptional regulator DNA-binding domain-containing protein translates to MSTLRYPLILRDRNGHQLFDARSILFIQAEDKFARITCTDGTETVVFHALKDLEVRLACGSRVGDLFFLRTHRSCIAALHHAVALHGRSGVNFREGVSLPIGKRIWQQMAELLGQIPRAL, encoded by the coding sequence ATGAGCACTTTGCGCTACCCCTTGATCCTGCGCGATCGCAACGGCCACCAGCTTTTTGATGCCCGTTCCATCCTCTTCATCCAAGCAGAGGACAAATTCGCACGGATCACCTGCACGGACGGCACTGAGACCGTGGTCTTCCACGCGCTTAAGGATCTGGAAGTACGGCTGGCATGCGGCTCGCGTGTTGGCGACCTGTTCTTCCTGCGCACGCACCGCTCGTGCATTGCGGCCTTGCACCATGCTGTTGCCTTGCACGGAAGGAGCGGTGTGAATTTCCGGGAAGGTGTTTCACTGCCCATCGGCAAACGCATTTGGCAGCAAATGGCCGAGCTGTTGGGCCAGATCCCACGCGCTTTATAG
- a CDS encoding GNAT family N-acetyltransferase: protein MITLTPITTPEKLEEYYRFRYRIYNESRLKGFVEETEGMDKDAYDERAWHFGWYVDGQLAGCIRFIEADESKAPLPMFSYLPEGAARKAVQDYLAGRKAKGQRTIEASRFCLAPEHRGLRNARDLVLAMVMTMQPLGFEHGLFDCNPTHEKLYRILGFDVLPNAMRFEVPYLAVPLTTMTYDYAELITRNEELLARMGFTQGRGMNKAA, encoded by the coding sequence ATGATCACCCTCACCCCCATAACCACCCCGGAGAAGCTGGAGGAATACTACCGCTTCCGCTACCGGATCTACAACGAGAGCCGCCTGAAAGGCTTCGTGGAGGAGACCGAGGGCATGGACAAGGACGCCTACGACGAACGGGCTTGGCACTTCGGCTGGTATGTGGATGGCCAACTGGCCGGCTGCATCCGTTTCATCGAAGCGGACGAAAGCAAAGCACCCCTGCCCATGTTCTCCTACCTGCCGGAAGGTGCTGCACGCAAGGCGGTGCAAGACTACCTCGCCGGGCGCAAGGCCAAGGGGCAGCGGACCATCGAGGCCAGCCGCTTTTGCTTAGCCCCCGAGCACCGGGGCTTGCGCAACGCCCGCGACCTCGTGCTGGCCATGGTGATGACCATGCAGCCCTTGGGTTTCGAGCACGGCTTGTTCGACTGCAATCCCACACACGAAAAGCTCTACCGGATACTCGGGTTCGATGTGCTCCCGAATGCCATGCGTTTTGAAGTACCCTACCTCGCTGTTCCACTAACAACGATGACCTACGACTACGCCGAGTTGATCACCCGTAACGAGGAATTGCTGGCACGGATGGGTTTTACCCAAGGGCGGGGGATGAATAAGGCGGCTTGA
- a CDS encoding isoprenylcysteine carboxylmethyltransferase family protein, whose amino-acid sequence MKKLPSIALFLLVFYWVPLVTAPELRYTWPVLVLAFFCTVLFATQPALSVKDSRAHKGTDGWTIWLILSVSGIGQIVSLVEWAFFRGAPQMLDAWAISGIALLAFGTAFRLWAIRTLDRAFSATVQIKEGQQLITAGPYRWLRHPSYTGAWLAMIGAALLMHSYLGLVLMGPGMLLVYMRRIAVEEKTLEAGFGEAYLTMKQNTQRLLPGVW is encoded by the coding sequence ATGAAAAAGCTCCCCTCCATCGCCCTCTTCCTGCTGGTCTTCTATTGGGTGCCGCTCGTCACAGCCCCGGAACTCCGCTACACCTGGCCCGTGCTCGTCCTCGCCTTCTTCTGCACGGTGCTCTTCGCCACCCAGCCTGCCCTGAGCGTGAAGGACAGCCGCGCTCACAAAGGCACTGACGGATGGACCATCTGGTTGATCCTCAGCGTGAGCGGGATCGGGCAGATCGTGAGCTTGGTGGAATGGGCCTTTTTCCGGGGAGCGCCCCAAATGCTTGATGCGTGGGCCATCAGCGGCATCGCGTTGCTGGCCTTCGGCACGGCCTTCCGCCTCTGGGCCATCCGCACGCTGGACCGCGCCTTCTCCGCCACGGTGCAGATCAAGGAAGGGCAGCAGCTCATCACGGCCGGTCCTTACCGCTGGCTGAGGCACCCGAGCTACACCGGTGCCTGGCTGGCGATGATCGGTGCTGCATTGCTCATGCACAGTTATCTTGGCCTCGTGCTGATGGGCCCGGGGATGCTGCTGGTGTATATGCGGCGGATCGCGGTGGAGGAAAAGACGCTGGAGGCCGGGTTCGGTGAGGCATATTTGACGATGAAACAGAACACCCAGCGGCTGTTGCCGGGGGTGTGGTAG
- a CDS encoding T9SS type A sorting domain-containing protein gives MKTSALFALLFSLVPCCTNAQISEGLLLHIPFNGAIADNSPYAHPLSVTDVTLTQDETGNLNSAGLFNGSTTQIDIADSGIIAENDFSITGTIYYDGVPSTQSRGIIVSKYKLAEGQRTIKIECNSDSIRADLFYGPLSTESLALGYPITPGSWYHFTFTLSATNFASLFLDCELVGSGQMPAPLQLTSEPVRIGNETELGEPPFNNHHFNGIIDNLRIYDRVLSNDEIHILCGNPPPITCHSLVLTQNAYLETSDLLADVQAEFGPDFVVADWTDLQSLADIQCWLDCWDIQEDQMFLITNGGNGYWSGNRHYFVHYSSDGHPYPDFLDHDNIDGQLWLGSWSNINMPILALCTGDCPVPEEVCDGIDNNCNGQIDEGFDMDDDGFTTCNGDCDDSNPFVNPDGIATFDTTVVIVDQALHAQQDSVQYQWLNCLTGDTLIGETAQSYTPQTDGEYAVLLSNGYCEAMSVCIAIVGLGLMEYDLQALVLYPDPAATFVSIDLPDAALNGASITLVNTLGQPVQHSHPLSKANSSRTLTLNIANLPKGAYFVVVSTANGKLHGRFVKE, from the coding sequence ATGAAAACGAGTGCCTTGTTCGCCCTGTTATTTTCTTTGGTCCCTTGCTGCACAAATGCCCAAATAAGTGAAGGATTGTTACTTCACATACCATTCAATGGTGCGATCGCAGACAACAGCCCTTATGCTCACCCTTTGAGCGTTACAGATGTTACGCTCACACAAGATGAAACGGGAAACTTGAACAGTGCCGGACTTTTTAATGGATCGACAACACAAATTGACATTGCCGATAGCGGAATAATTGCTGAGAATGACTTCTCGATCACGGGCACCATCTACTACGATGGAGTTCCGAGTACTCAAAGCCGTGGGATAATAGTGAGTAAATACAAGTTGGCCGAAGGCCAAAGGACGATCAAGATCGAGTGCAACAGCGACAGCATTAGAGCCGACCTTTTCTATGGCCCGCTCTCAACCGAATCGTTGGCTTTGGGTTATCCGATAACACCTGGGAGTTGGTATCACTTCACATTCACATTATCTGCAACCAATTTTGCTTCGCTTTTCTTAGATTGCGAATTGGTGGGGTCAGGACAAATGCCTGCTCCCCTTCAACTTACTTCGGAACCCGTTCGCATTGGTAACGAAACGGAACTTGGCGAGCCGCCTTTTAACAATCATCATTTCAACGGCATCATCGATAATCTCAGGATCTATGACCGTGTGCTCAGTAACGATGAGATCCATATCCTTTGTGGAAATCCTCCTCCAATAACATGCCACTCCCTCGTCCTCACACAGAATGCATACTTAGAGACTTCGGACCTTCTTGCCGATGTACAAGCAGAGTTCGGGCCTGATTTTGTGGTAGCCGATTGGACGGACCTACAATCGCTCGCCGACATCCAGTGTTGGTTGGATTGTTGGGATATCCAAGAAGATCAGATGTTTCTGATCACCAATGGTGGTAATGGCTATTGGTCCGGCAATAGGCATTACTTCGTTCATTATTCCTCTGATGGACATCCATATCCGGACTTCCTGGACCACGACAACATCGACGGCCAACTTTGGCTTGGTTCGTGGTCCAATATCAACATGCCGATACTTGCTCTATGTACGGGAGACTGTCCTGTTCCTGAAGAAGTATGTGACGGAATTGACAACAACTGCAATGGGCAGATCGATGAAGGTTTCGACATGGATGACGACGGGTTTACCACATGCAATGGTGATTGCGATGACTCGAATCCATTCGTCAACCCGGATGGGATCGCCACATTCGATACCACGGTCGTAATAGTGGACCAAGCACTTCATGCGCAGCAGGACTCCGTCCAGTATCAATGGCTCAACTGCTTAACAGGGGACACCTTGATCGGTGAAACAGCGCAGTCCTACACACCACAAACCGATGGTGAATATGCCGTGCTTCTTTCCAACGGTTATTGCGAGGCAATGTCAGTGTGTATTGCAATTGTTGGATTGGGCTTGATGGAATATGATCTGCAAGCGTTGGTTCTATACCCCGATCCTGCCGCTACCTTCGTAAGCATCGACCTTCCGGATGCGGCATTGAACGGCGCATCGATAACCTTAGTGAACACGCTCGGTCAGCCGGTTCAGCATTCGCACCCCTTGAGCAAAGCGAACAGCTCCCGGACATTGACCTTGAACATTGCAAACCTACCAAAAGGTGCTTACTTCGTGGTGGTATCCACCGCAAATGGGAAGTTGCATGGGAGATTTGTCAAGGAATAG
- a CDS encoding CHAT domain-containing protein, giving the protein MLLLFATSCADGSHKEGVSRDRRDPERVSTSDELSDAPRRIIIKDRFPAYSPGTDAQVNATAHLVDSLYRNHRTKALIEHADDVLALLKHKLSGEDIGVGRELGLACMKLHGGLTQERGVEAAQYFVVKASKLWDTSRPPSDSVGIELLATTAKGCSILGQRAEATATYVKAFHRALDAHNWVQAGNHGRALAYSYLESGNRDSARIVFERVIALHSAPASVDTSWWAGSLLASVAAEPDSLLIRLERVRRLLHGVKNPQVISFYYGSRGRYLAGGERTKAAATCFKQAVLSLDTVSVKTIAEAEALAINLHNTAYAYRNLDELDRSKQYGTRAVALNEALMGSDDPLVARKARDRLAGTLEVMPLTDTCDARYGTGAGRQMSVLRLRTGRTPVDLVAVAKTYANIATEYFQWDSLGVDSVLKYAGLCLEGPCRGETVAAMQLMAFGLAVKGRYAESLDIVQRACGILSGDDHFMWDSLKQAAFPRNVRAIVQIGTLEEVLEILQRKDPGIRQQGLLQRLTAVQSDIIDSLFMVEGTDLSKLITSREQMTARLMRDAWPSRGNRTTASLSDSLFAWMDDDKAMAFRRDRFLMEQADRRELRSAINIAKERRESLAVQGLSENDPSILRQAVLIDSVEALLAQQPVNGSPPSHVDMDLAERLRDRIAANTAMVSYRLTKKDVFIAGLYKDTIMLGRFARDTVFDAALAKITAEGSGIDSLIGLDGASRQSLQRLLPPSFLRSGVKELVILPSRELCYLPFEALPTKDDGAPLMDKLTVRYALSGSVLLDQPTNDAPPNDQEVFAFAPDYGERSDPKHEGPVSRNVLMGNEQRASSGALLYNADEVSSIADEVVSTCYTGNSADESRFKASLDNAGVLHLAMHAFSSDEPTRSGLVFKATEGSDAQDRSSTGPDVEDGVFHAYELLTHRLKADLIILSACETGYGSLQSGEGVRSLARSFMQAGARSTVSSLWKVDDLATKQIMVKFYEKLAEGMGKADALAEAKRWYRTEYPDEPPSKWAAFILIGDNEPVHLQRRSPMRPWMWGGGLVLLLGGAFWAYRSRRHRTAA; this is encoded by the coding sequence TTGCTATTGCTCTTCGCAACTTCGTGTGCAGATGGATCTCATAAAGAGGGCGTCTCCAGGGACCGAAGAGATCCTGAGCGTGTTTCCACATCGGATGAACTATCGGATGCTCCGCGTCGGATCATTATTAAGGATCGGTTCCCTGCTTATTCACCAGGTACTGATGCGCAAGTGAATGCTACTGCCCATTTGGTCGATTCCCTGTATCGGAACCACCGCACAAAAGCGTTGATCGAACATGCCGACGATGTACTTGCCCTGTTGAAGCATAAATTATCCGGGGAAGACATTGGGGTCGGCCGCGAATTAGGCCTTGCGTGCATGAAATTGCATGGGGGCCTTACACAGGAGCGTGGGGTGGAAGCTGCGCAATACTTCGTAGTGAAGGCATCGAAGCTTTGGGACACGAGTCGGCCTCCTTCGGATTCCGTGGGCATTGAACTGTTGGCGACAACCGCAAAAGGTTGCAGCATCTTAGGACAACGTGCAGAGGCAACTGCCACTTACGTGAAAGCGTTTCACCGAGCACTGGATGCCCACAACTGGGTACAGGCGGGTAATCACGGGAGAGCGTTGGCCTATTCCTATTTGGAAAGCGGGAACCGGGACAGCGCCCGTATCGTTTTCGAACGTGTCATCGCCTTGCACAGCGCACCGGCATCAGTTGACACGAGCTGGTGGGCAGGTAGTCTGTTGGCATCTGTTGCCGCTGAACCTGACAGCTTGTTGATCCGATTGGAACGGGTCCGACGCCTTTTGCACGGCGTCAAGAACCCCCAGGTGATCAGCTTTTACTATGGCAGTCGTGGGCGCTATTTAGCAGGTGGAGAACGCACCAAAGCTGCGGCCACCTGTTTCAAGCAGGCCGTACTGTCCCTGGACACGGTATCCGTAAAAACGATCGCCGAGGCCGAAGCGCTTGCCATTAACCTCCACAACACCGCATATGCATATCGCAATTTGGATGAGTTGGACCGTTCCAAGCAATATGGAACGCGGGCGGTGGCGCTGAACGAGGCTCTAATGGGTTCTGATGACCCCCTCGTTGCGCGAAAAGCACGCGACCGATTGGCCGGCACCTTGGAGGTGATGCCTTTGACGGACACCTGCGATGCACGCTACGGCACTGGTGCTGGACGCCAGATGAGCGTACTTCGATTGCGCACCGGACGCACGCCCGTTGATCTGGTAGCGGTGGCCAAGACCTATGCCAATATCGCAACGGAATACTTCCAATGGGATTCTCTGGGCGTCGATTCGGTATTGAAATACGCCGGTCTTTGCTTGGAAGGGCCCTGCCGAGGCGAAACCGTGGCGGCCATGCAGTTAATGGCCTTCGGTCTTGCGGTGAAGGGGCGTTACGCGGAATCGCTCGATATCGTTCAACGCGCATGTGGTATCCTCTCCGGTGATGATCATTTTATGTGGGATTCGTTGAAGCAAGCGGCCTTCCCCCGAAATGTTCGGGCCATCGTACAGATAGGGACACTTGAGGAAGTGCTGGAAATACTTCAGCGAAAGGATCCGGGTATCCGACAACAAGGTTTGCTGCAGCGCCTAACGGCTGTTCAGTCCGATATCATCGACAGCCTTTTCATGGTTGAAGGGACAGACCTTTCCAAGCTGATCACTTCACGCGAACAAATGACCGCCCGTTTAATGCGGGATGCATGGCCAAGTAGGGGTAACAGAACGACCGCCTCGCTCTCGGACAGTCTGTTCGCTTGGATGGACGATGACAAGGCGATGGCCTTCCGCCGGGACCGGTTTCTTATGGAGCAAGCGGACCGTCGCGAACTCCGAAGCGCGATCAATATTGCAAAAGAGCGACGTGAATCGTTAGCGGTCCAAGGTTTATCGGAGAACGATCCGTCCATTCTGCGCCAAGCCGTGCTCATCGACTCGGTCGAGGCTTTGCTGGCGCAACAACCGGTCAACGGTAGCCCTCCCTCCCATGTGGACATGGACCTGGCTGAACGCCTCCGCGATCGAATAGCGGCTAACACGGCAATGGTCTCGTATCGGCTCACCAAGAAGGACGTGTTTATAGCTGGCCTGTACAAGGACACCATCATGCTTGGCCGGTTCGCTCGTGATACGGTGTTTGATGCTGCGCTGGCAAAGATCACGGCCGAAGGGAGCGGTATCGATTCCTTGATCGGTTTGGACGGGGCTTCTCGCCAATCGCTGCAACGACTGTTGCCGCCATCCTTCCTTCGCTCTGGTGTGAAGGAACTTGTTATCCTACCCTCCAGGGAGTTATGCTATTTGCCTTTCGAAGCATTGCCCACTAAAGATGATGGTGCACCATTGATGGACAAATTGACCGTGCGTTATGCATTGTCTGGCTCCGTGCTACTTGATCAACCTACAAATGATGCACCGCCTAACGATCAAGAGGTATTTGCCTTCGCGCCGGATTACGGCGAACGATCGGACCCAAAGCACGAAGGCCCTGTATCACGCAACGTTCTCATGGGTAATGAGCAGCGGGCATCATCTGGCGCCTTGCTCTATAATGCGGATGAGGTTTCATCCATAGCAGATGAAGTGGTCTCCACCTGCTACACCGGCAACAGCGCCGATGAAAGCAGATTCAAAGCTTCGCTGGATAATGCAGGTGTCCTTCACTTGGCGATGCACGCATTTTCAAGTGATGAGCCGACCAGGTCGGGATTGGTTTTTAAGGCAACGGAAGGCTCCGATGCCCAAGACCGCAGCTCAACCGGCCCGGATGTCGAGGACGGTGTATTCCACGCCTATGAACTGCTCACACACCGCTTAAAAGCCGATCTTATTATCCTCAGCGCATGTGAAACCGGCTATGGATCTCTTCAATCTGGTGAAGGCGTGCGTTCTTTGGCCCGCAGCTTCATGCAAGCCGGAGCTCGTTCGACTGTCTCCTCCCTGTGGAAAGTAGACGACCTCGCAACCAAACAGATCATGGTGAAATTCTATGAAAAGCTGGCCGAGGGCATGGGCAAGGCCGATGCGTTGGCCGAGGCCAAGCGCTGGTACCGCACAGAGTACCCGGACGAGCCGCCGAGCAAATGGGCGGCCTTTATATTGATCGGCGATAACGAGCCGGTGCATTTGCAGCGGCGTTCACCGATGCGCCCATGGATGTGGGGTGGTGGACTTGTGCTGCTCCTCGGTGGCGCATTTTGGGCCTACCGGTCGCGTCGGCATCGCACCGCCGCCTGA
- a CDS encoding GxxExxY protein, translating to MTADELSHIAIGRAIAVHSDLGPGLFEKIYEKALAYELRNLGFTVQDQLELPVIYKGQNLDMGYRLDLLVEGKLIIEVKAVSAFDEIHMSQVLTYLKLTGCTLGLLLNFNVTLMKKGVKRIALGDPYK from the coding sequence ATGACTGCTGACGAACTTTCCCATATTGCGATAGGACGGGCCATAGCGGTCCATAGCGACCTGGGGCCGGGTCTGTTCGAGAAGATCTATGAGAAGGCCTTGGCCTATGAGTTGAGGAATCTGGGCTTTACTGTTCAGGATCAGTTGGAGTTGCCAGTGATCTATAAAGGCCAGAACTTGGATATGGGATATCGGCTCGACCTTCTGGTTGAAGGGAAGTTGATCATTGAGGTGAAAGCGGTATCTGCATTTGACGAGATACACATGTCCCAAGTCTTGACCTACCTTAAACTCACAGGGTGTACGCTCGGCCTATTGCTCAATTTCAATGTGACCCTAATGAAAAAGGGTGTCAAACGAATTGCCCTTGGTGATCCGTACAAATAA